In Desulfosalsimonas propionicica, the following are encoded in one genomic region:
- a CDS encoding TraR/DksA family transcriptional regulator — MRKDIDLAEFQEALQKRLEAIESGQADKKDDTAPLELDQARTGRLSRMDAMQQKAMSRAASRLAEQERRRIYKALERMKDGDYGYCVNCDEEIAEGRLRFDPSVATCIECARKAEK; from the coding sequence TTGCGAAAAGACATCGACCTTGCAGAATTTCAAGAAGCCCTGCAAAAGCGTCTGGAAGCAATCGAAAGCGGGCAGGCCGACAAAAAAGACGACACAGCGCCCCTGGAACTGGATCAGGCGCGCACAGGCCGGCTTTCGCGCATGGATGCCATGCAGCAAAAGGCCATGTCCCGGGCCGCATCCCGACTGGCCGAGCAGGAGCGCAGGCGGATTTACAAGGCGCTTGAGCGCATGAAAGACGGGGATTACGGATATTGCGTCAATTGCGATGAAGAAATTGCAGAAGGCCGGTTGCGCTTTGATCCCAGTGTGGCAACCTGTATTGAATGCGCGCGCAAGGCGGAGAAATAG